Proteins encoded together in one Chitinophaga sp. LS1 window:
- a CDS encoding transposase, producing MCRTGSQWRNLSSEYLYWQIVYYYFDKWKKSGVLEQVMLKLVRKERIYQGHNYAP from the coding sequence ATTTGCAGAACCGGCAGTCAGTGGCGTAATCTAAGCAGTGAATATCTATACTGGCAGATAGTTTACTACTATTTTGACAAATGGAAGAAATCAGGAGTGCTGGAACAGGTGATGTTAAAATTGGTAAGGAAGGAAAGAATTTATCAGGGACACAATTACGCTCCATAA
- a CDS encoding TlpA disulfide reductase family protein, translating into MRCKVSMLLVLLAGSFGMAKAQQHFVIKGKLGHVKEPAKVFIMYRNRYIQTDSAEVKNNEFTLSGSVDLKQRVNIFMRQGGERVNSGRISDQVAIYLEDGVIEVTSPDSLTHAKVGGSQLNKDQQEMVNSVGNLKELQAGIVEKFKNEPDSVKRMQLMDDYKQLDVLLQTNLVGFIQSHPNSLVAMHALKNNFNPTDNVELASSLFNAMSDSVKASSSGEIYKEAIENVFKLGIGKTAPDFAAKDLLGTEKHLSDFRGKYVLLDFWASWCGPCRRESPNLVSSYEKFRNKKFEIISFSVDKEADDWKKAVEKDQYTWTNLVDFIDPNTSVAKLYGVTALPTNFLLDPTGKIIALNLRGEDLEKQLAAILN; encoded by the coding sequence ATGAGGTGTAAAGTAAGTATGCTGTTAGTATTGCTGGCGGGTTCCTTTGGCATGGCAAAGGCACAGCAGCATTTTGTAATCAAAGGAAAGCTGGGGCATGTAAAAGAGCCGGCGAAGGTATTTATTATGTATAGGAATAGATACATACAGACAGATTCTGCCGAAGTGAAGAACAATGAATTCACTTTGTCAGGGTCAGTGGACCTGAAACAACGTGTAAACATCTTTATGCGGCAGGGTGGTGAGAGGGTGAATTCAGGAAGAATCTCCGACCAGGTCGCTATTTATCTCGAAGATGGCGTGATAGAAGTTACATCTCCTGATTCATTGACGCATGCAAAGGTAGGTGGTTCACAGCTGAATAAGGACCAGCAGGAAATGGTAAACAGTGTTGGTAACCTGAAAGAATTACAGGCGGGTATTGTTGAGAAATTTAAGAACGAACCAGATTCTGTAAAGCGGATGCAATTGATGGATGATTATAAGCAACTGGATGTATTATTGCAAACCAACCTGGTTGGATTTATCCAGTCACATCCTAACTCACTGGTGGCGATGCATGCATTGAAGAATAATTTTAATCCCACTGATAATGTAGAACTGGCATCCAGCCTGTTTAATGCAATGTCAGACTCCGTAAAGGCTTCCTCATCCGGGGAGATATATAAAGAGGCTATCGAAAATGTATTTAAACTGGGTATTGGTAAAACCGCGCCTGATTTTGCTGCAAAAGATCTGTTGGGAACTGAAAAACATTTATCAGACTTCAGAGGGAAATATGTATTGCTCGATTTCTGGGCCAGCTGGTGCGGACCTTGTCGCAGGGAAAGTCCAAACCTTGTGAGCAGCTATGAAAAGTTCAGGAATAAGAAATTTGAAATCATCAGTTTCTCAGTAGATAAGGAAGCCGATGACTGGAAGAAAGCGGTAGAAAAAGACCAGTATACCTGGACAAACCTGGTTGATTTTATAGACCCTAACACATCAGTTGCTAAACTGTATGGTGTAACGGCGTTACCTACAAATTTTCTATTAGATCCTACAGGGAAAATCATTGCACTGAATCTCAGAGGAGAGGATTTAGAAAAACAATTGGCTGCAATTTTAAATTAA
- a CDS encoding transposase has protein sequence MNKGRRKFNAAFKAKVAIEALKEQMTLAELAEKYDIHPTQITEWKKQLLSGSEDVFDQGKKAGADASDHQEEKDELYKQIGQLKVEVDWLKKKSEQAFGKNWKDGFSK, from the coding sequence ATGAACAAGGGAAGAAGAAAGTTCAATGCAGCCTTTAAAGCGAAAGTAGCTATCGAAGCCTTAAAAGAACAGATGACATTGGCCGAGCTGGCAGAAAAGTATGATATACATCCTACTCAGATAACGGAGTGGAAGAAGCAACTACTATCAGGGTCAGAGGATGTGTTTGACCAGGGTAAGAAGGCAGGTGCAGATGCATCAGATCACCAGGAAGAAAAAGACGAACTATATAAGCAAATCGGTCAACTCAAGGTAGAGGTCGACTGGTTGAAAAAAAAATCTGAACAGGCATTTGGGAAGAACTGGAAGGATGGCTTTAGTAAGTAA
- a CDS encoding TlpA family protein disulfide reductase, which yields MKRIFIVLGLLWCNGVKGQELKDTVAYAATLGAYQYRFADTAGVQHSLQEFEGKYVYLDIWASWCYPCRKEYPFLKELEHAVDPRKIEVVSISIDQQEYRWKGGMNGYGINGGVQWWASDTMFVQAFRIDRIPRFILLDKKGKVMQFSMTRPSNEQTITFLKKLK from the coding sequence ATGAAAAGAATATTTATCGTACTAGGCCTGTTGTGGTGTAATGGCGTGAAAGGGCAGGAGTTGAAAGATACAGTGGCTTATGCTGCAACACTGGGTGCTTATCAGTACAGGTTTGCAGATACCGCAGGCGTGCAACATTCATTGCAGGAGTTCGAAGGGAAATATGTATACCTGGACATCTGGGCTTCCTGGTGTTATCCATGTCGTAAGGAATATCCCTTCCTAAAAGAGCTGGAACACGCTGTTGATCCACGGAAAATAGAAGTGGTCAGTATTTCAATAGACCAGCAGGAATACCGGTGGAAAGGAGGGATGAATGGATATGGGATCAATGGAGGGGTACAATGGTGGGCCAGTGATACAATGTTTGTACAGGCCTTCCGGATAGACCGGATTCCACGATTTATACTGCTGGATAAAAAGGGGAAAGTCATGCAGTTTTCAATGACACGCCCATCGAATGAACAAACCATTACGTTCTTAAAAAAACTTAAATAA
- a CDS encoding RagB/SusD family nutrient uptake outer membrane protein, with the protein MNKMICFLLMVIVFTGCEKFLDVNPSTQSVNPTTIADFQEMLNSDSLAVGNYMLSDLMSDDVRLTNVELSGQDNFYTRTYLWSNVIWNPADEDYMYSSSYSRILQMNIIMNRVGSAPQDSVNTVENRSNVISQALIQRSYYYLQLANIYGAGYNSATAATDLAVPLVLSPDASAKPSRATVKEVYDKVITDLRQAVNNPYLAGMGRNIIHPGKAAGYALLSRAYLYKATYDSALLYADSSLALASSLMDISSSYSGATQLIDLRTNPEILMAKVAYEQNFYSLSSYSFQLSSSLYSLLSYYDGRYNTRLSGYYYRTSTYNGATTLFSDFSVSVPEVMLTKAECLARKGDAAGAVTLVNTLAAKRIRSYVQVTTSNADTALSYVLRERRRELFVRGGLRTFDLKRFNVNTNTQVTLTRKQDDSTVIATLPPLSGRYVMPFTQTVLANNPNMVQNVRQ; encoded by the coding sequence ATGAATAAGATGATTTGTTTTTTACTGATGGTAATTGTGTTCACTGGTTGTGAAAAATTCCTTGATGTGAATCCATCGACACAGTCTGTTAATCCTACTACCATAGCTGACTTCCAGGAGATGTTGAATTCAGACTCACTGGCTGTTGGCAATTATATGCTGTCTGATTTAATGAGTGATGATGTACGTTTGACAAATGTAGAATTGAGCGGGCAGGATAATTTTTATACCCGCACATACCTCTGGAGCAATGTGATATGGAATCCTGCAGATGAAGATTACATGTATAGCAGCTCTTATAGCCGTATTCTACAAATGAATATTATCATGAACAGGGTTGGTTCCGCACCACAGGATTCTGTCAATACAGTGGAGAACCGGAGTAATGTGATCTCACAGGCGCTCATTCAGCGAAGCTACTATTATTTACAACTGGCGAATATTTACGGGGCAGGATATAACAGTGCGACCGCAGCTACTGATCTGGCAGTGCCTTTAGTACTATCGCCAGATGCATCTGCCAAGCCATCCAGGGCAACTGTAAAAGAGGTGTACGACAAAGTGATCACTGATTTGCGACAGGCGGTGAATAACCCCTATCTGGCCGGCATGGGCCGTAATATTATCCATCCCGGAAAGGCCGCAGGATATGCGCTTTTGTCCCGTGCTTATCTCTATAAGGCTACTTATGATTCCGCATTATTGTATGCAGATTCTTCATTGGCACTGGCTAGTTCACTCATGGATATTTCATCCAGTTATTCAGGTGCCACACAGTTGATAGACCTGCGCACAAACCCTGAAATCCTCATGGCCAAGGTGGCATATGAGCAAAATTTCTATTCACTGTCTAGTTATTCTTTCCAGCTAAGTTCCTCCCTCTATTCCTTATTGTCTTACTATGATGGCAGATATAATACCCGGCTCAGCGGATATTATTACAGAACGTCTACTTACAATGGTGCGACCACCTTGTTTTCTGACTTCAGCGTAAGCGTTCCTGAAGTCATGCTGACAAAAGCGGAATGCCTGGCCCGTAAAGGAGATGCTGCCGGAGCTGTAACCCTTGTCAATACACTGGCTGCTAAAAGGATCAGGTCTTATGTACAAGTAACAACGAGTAATGCGGATACTGCGTTGAGTTATGTATTGAGAGAACGTCGCCGTGAATTGTTTGTACGTGGCGGATTACGTACGTTCGATCTGAAGCGGTTTAATGTGAATACCAATACGCAGGTTACGCTTACCAGAAAACAGGATGACAGTACGGTGATCGCCACCTTACCACCTTTGTCTGGCAGGTACGTGATGCCATTTACCCAAACAGTACTGGCGAACAATCCTAATATGGTGCAGAATGTCAGACAATAA
- a CDS encoding TlpA disulfide reductase family protein, producing MRYFLLLILVGIPAGLKAQLSNIYQLSKGRMMDSVYKSTLHDSFSISKLDDIRSYIAAEFAYERNTAKVDEYVGQLQYGPEKCNQYFRIARSFENASDLSNTERFAKLAVDTAVKYLDKQGNGVTPASILASSLVLLTGVLEKQEKYEEAIQWLTDKMGYSSEKNRPGLMRLKGDMLVRAARYKEALDTYTAMLKARAGGPAVEQKMKQAYIALHGSDTLGFDTYLSGVKARITHEFSDSIRRSTVKLKAPVFELKDLEGKVVRLEDYVGKVVVLDFWATWCVPCKASFPAMQKAVNKYGADTSVVFLFIDTWEYSNDVAPAINDFLGKKQYTFRVLRDEKDAVVKQYGVDGIPAKFIIDKEGYIRFSMKGSNGTEEEAVNELEEMITLSRGGSIKNK from the coding sequence ATGCGATATTTTCTTTTATTAATCCTGGTTGGAATACCTGCAGGTCTTAAAGCACAGCTTTCTAATATCTATCAGCTGTCGAAGGGCAGGATGATGGATTCTGTCTATAAAAGTACGTTGCATGATAGTTTCAGCATCAGTAAGCTGGATGATATCAGGTCTTATATAGCGGCTGAATTTGCATATGAACGAAATACTGCGAAGGTCGATGAGTATGTAGGTCAGTTGCAATACGGGCCAGAAAAGTGTAACCAGTATTTCAGAATAGCAAGGTCATTTGAAAATGCCAGTGACCTGTCGAATACGGAGCGGTTTGCGAAATTGGCGGTGGATACGGCGGTGAAGTACCTGGATAAACAGGGAAACGGTGTCACGCCAGCTTCCATTCTCGCGTCGTCATTAGTGTTATTGACGGGTGTATTGGAGAAGCAGGAGAAGTATGAAGAGGCGATTCAGTGGTTAACTGACAAAATGGGGTATAGTTCAGAGAAGAACAGACCTGGTTTGATGCGATTGAAAGGGGATATGCTGGTACGCGCCGCAAGATATAAGGAAGCATTGGATACTTATACAGCGATGTTGAAAGCGAGGGCAGGAGGGCCGGCTGTGGAGCAGAAAATGAAGCAGGCGTATATTGCATTGCATGGTTCAGATACATTGGGGTTTGATACCTATTTATCGGGCGTTAAGGCCCGGATAACCCATGAGTTCAGTGATAGCATCAGGCGATCGACCGTAAAGCTGAAAGCTCCTGTGTTTGAACTAAAAGATCTGGAAGGAAAGGTGGTCCGACTGGAAGATTATGTAGGCAAGGTAGTGGTGCTCGACTTCTGGGCTACCTGGTGTGTGCCGTGTAAAGCCTCGTTTCCGGCCATGCAGAAGGCGGTTAATAAATATGGTGCAGATACATCCGTTGTTTTCCTTTTTATAGATACGTGGGAGTATAGCAATGATGTAGCGCCTGCAATTAACGACTTTTTGGGAAAGAAACAGTATACATTCAGGGTATTGCGTGATGAAAAAGATGCCGTGGTGAAGCAGTATGGGGTGGATGGTATACCCGCTAAATTTATTATTGATAAAGAGGGATATATACGATTTAGTATGAAGGGGTCTAATGGGACAGAAGAGGAGGCGGTAAATGAATTGGAGGAAATGATTACTTTAAGTAGAGGTGGAAGTATCAAAAATAAATAA
- a CDS encoding DUF1735 domain-containing protein has translation MKRYGVAILLLILVSCTKKDDALTELARELGSYKYSYIETGNAIILNGVTSGEKTLTYRGFPVSLTGNASGETVVTATIDTSLVASYNILYNETNPSISATAFLPSFNGSYRIAAGENTATDSLYITLNDASKLKDSTLYLVPVRLTANNGGQVATSIVFFKMMVTITAVDLYINGGASFGYSYPYARNGSQYWGLYLSTDDSGQPIGPASLNISVAAGVRYPVDELHAYAVTDVSDSLITAFSAAAYTTYERFPEGTYAITKSSATVAPNTLYSKDSLTVSFSNYSAFKPGTFYLMGVKLVTDSNDPLSAPARKGVTSYALFSFYVFQ, from the coding sequence ATGAAAAGATATGGTGTCGCAATATTATTATTAATACTCGTGTCCTGCACGAAGAAAGACGATGCGTTGACTGAGCTGGCCAGGGAATTAGGATCCTACAAATATTCCTATATAGAAACAGGTAACGCTATAATTTTAAATGGAGTTACGTCAGGAGAAAAAACGCTGACTTACCGCGGATTTCCGGTATCCCTGACAGGCAATGCTTCGGGAGAGACTGTGGTGACGGCTACTATTGATACTTCGCTCGTTGCTTCTTATAATATATTGTACAATGAAACGAATCCTTCCATTAGTGCAACAGCTTTTCTACCATCATTTAACGGTAGCTACCGGATTGCTGCCGGTGAAAATACGGCTACAGATTCGCTGTACATCACATTAAATGACGCATCAAAACTGAAAGACAGTACCCTCTACCTGGTACCGGTCAGACTGACTGCCAATAATGGAGGACAAGTGGCTACGTCTATCGTGTTTTTCAAAATGATGGTCACCATTACGGCGGTGGATCTTTATATTAATGGAGGTGCCAGTTTTGGGTATAGTTATCCGTACGCACGAAATGGTAGCCAGTACTGGGGATTATACCTTTCGACAGATGATTCCGGTCAGCCAATTGGTCCGGCCTCCCTGAACATAAGTGTGGCGGCAGGGGTACGTTATCCTGTTGATGAATTGCATGCCTATGCAGTTACAGACGTCAGCGATTCACTCATCACTGCTTTTTCAGCAGCTGCATATACGACCTACGAACGGTTCCCCGAGGGTACTTATGCAATTACGAAATCCAGTGCGACTGTAGCCCCCAATACATTGTACAGCAAAGATAGTCTTACGGTTTCATTCAGTAATTATTCAGCATTTAAGCCAGGTACCTTTTACCTTATGGGGGTAAAGCTGGTGACAGATTCGAATGATCCTTTAAGCGCACCAGCCAGAAAAGGTGTGACATCTTATGCTTTGTTTAGTTTTTACGTTTTTCAATAA
- a CDS encoding IS3 family transposase — protein MALVSKDDNKLSIVRQCQLLEVSRSSHYHEPKGESKQNLALMEQIDRMHLEHPYFGAERMAKHLSTPEVQVNVKRIRRLMREMDISAIYPVPNTSEACKWHKTYPYLLRNLKIDRNNMVWSMDITYIPMPKGFMYLCAIIDWNSRYLLSWTLSNTMTVEFCLEALEKAISIYGAPEILNTDQGSQFTSEGFTTTVLGAEIRLSMDGIGRATDNIAIERFWRSIKYENIYLNAYDSTLDLYKGIHRYVEFYNWERKHQGLEYKTPAEVYGAADKLSTYSQLSTKRKKEPKKEKVYSSSNRFDSLINNPPIAV, from the coding sequence ATGGCTTTAGTAAGTAAGGATGACAATAAGCTCAGTATTGTTCGTCAGTGTCAGTTGCTGGAAGTATCGCGAAGCAGCCATTACCATGAGCCCAAAGGAGAAAGCAAACAGAACCTGGCCTTGATGGAGCAGATAGACCGTATGCATTTGGAACATCCCTATTTTGGGGCAGAGCGCATGGCAAAACATCTAAGTACACCAGAAGTACAGGTTAATGTGAAGCGAATAAGGCGATTGATGCGGGAAATGGATATTTCGGCCATATATCCGGTCCCTAATACAAGTGAGGCATGCAAGTGGCACAAAACATATCCTTACCTGCTTCGGAACCTGAAAATTGATCGGAATAATATGGTTTGGAGTATGGATATCACTTATATTCCAATGCCGAAGGGTTTTATGTACCTGTGTGCGATTATAGACTGGAATAGCCGCTATCTGTTATCCTGGACACTCAGCAATACCATGACAGTGGAATTTTGTCTGGAAGCGCTTGAAAAAGCTATTTCTATTTATGGGGCACCAGAGATCTTAAATACGGATCAGGGCAGCCAGTTTACAAGCGAAGGATTTACAACAACAGTATTAGGTGCTGAGATTCGCCTAAGCATGGATGGAATAGGACGAGCCACTGACAATATCGCAATCGAGAGATTTTGGCGTAGTATCAAGTATGAGAATATCTATCTCAATGCTTATGATAGTACACTGGATTTATACAAGGGAATTCACAGATATGTGGAATTCTACAACTGGGAACGAAAGCATCAGGGCCTGGAATATAAGACTCCTGCTGAGGTTTATGGAGCAGCTGATAAGTTATCCACATATTCACAGCTATCCACAAAAAGAAAAAAAGAACCAAAAAAAGAAAAAGTTTATAGTAGTAGTAATAGATTTGATTCTTTAATTAATAACCCACCTATTGCTGTCTAA
- a CDS encoding RHS repeat-associated core domain-containing protein — MAIAFVLLICLGYLLGEDLNSAISSAYTSSEYEELISKDADENLATKPKAYLTYVLFDDLFNMVDDNSGVKQVQGNPDELQTLTVEKFVIKKTGFVYIYTSNESGENVYFDNLVISHNSGPLLEETHYYPYGLKMADISSSALKGVNYPENRKKYNGNELQSKEFGDGSGLELYDFNARTYNQQIGRFLQIDPLPDDGEQESWTPYHYAINDPIRIMTLTGKYGVIF, encoded by the coding sequence ATGGCAATTGCATTCGTTCTATTAATTTGTTTAGGATACTTATTAGGGGAGGATTTAAATTCCGCTATTTCGTCAGCATATACATCCAGTGAGTACGAAGAGTTGATCAGCAAGGATGCTGATGAGAACCTTGCTACTAAACCAAAGGCGTATCTTACCTATGTACTTTTTGACGACCTGTTCAACATGGTAGATGATAATAGTGGTGTGAAACAGGTACAGGGAAATCCAGATGAATTACAAACATTGACGGTAGAGAAGTTTGTTATTAAAAAAACAGGATTTGTTTATATTTATACGAGTAATGAGAGTGGGGAGAATGTCTACTTCGACAATCTTGTTATATCTCACAATAGTGGACCACTGTTAGAAGAAACTCACTATTACCCATATGGGCTGAAGATGGCGGATATTAGTTCATCTGCGCTCAAAGGTGTGAATTATCCGGAGAATAGGAAGAAATACAATGGTAATGAGTTGCAGTCGAAAGAATTTGGAGATGGATCAGGCTTAGAATTGTATGATTTTAATGCACGGACATACAATCAGCAAATAGGCAGATTTTTACAAATCGATCCCTTACCTGATGATGGAGAACAAGAAAGCTGGACTCCATACCATTATGCGATCAATGACCCGATTAGAATAATGACCCTGACGGGAAAATATGGGGTAATATTTTAG
- a CDS encoding DUF3592 domain-containing protein has translation MNKLKKIGTIIFFLILFGFFICKVGRRILTGYLLKHDAQRTRAVIIDEKNPTGNSPVSHDGSYSYVFYINGEAYTNDSQDSKFQIGDSVDVEYVKSWPFLNRRIRTSK, from the coding sequence ATGAATAAACTAAAAAAAATAGGAACAATTATTTTCTTTTTAATTTTGTTTGGTTTTTTTATCTGTAAGGTTGGTAGAAGGATACTAACTGGATATTTATTAAAGCACGATGCGCAGCGGACCAGGGCCGTAATTATTGATGAGAAAAATCCCACTGGTAATAGCCCAGTGAGTCATGATGGCTCTTATTCGTATGTTTTTTATATCAATGGAGAAGCCTATACGAATGATTCACAAGATTCCAAATTTCAGATAGGTGACTCTGTAGATGTTGAGTACGTAAAATCCTGGCCTTTTCTGAATAGACGAATTCGTACATCTAAATAA
- a CDS encoding TlpA disulfide reductase family protein, producing MNRLLIYMLVSCAMVPGVLKAQDPQAFRLEGAIKKLAAEKNNKAVLMHMLPGKMVFDTVDVVNGTFTITGTSPMKQKAFLYVTHGGIMPESIGMGDNVPVYLESGTVKVTAVDSLKHARIGGTALNDDQQALVDLLAPIQKKVALLEQQYAAANGTEDSLEAGVVRMRYEAVTAQRDSAVLGFVTRHPKSLVSLLSLRSYFDPATKMDKAVAGFDILDPSLKSSAQGQLFARMIKKATVLDIGGEAPEFTAQNTSGENVSLKSFRGKYVLVDFWASWCVPCRHENPNVVKAYNRFREKNFTIVGFSLDEGNDGREKWLKAIEKDGLPWMQLSDLAGWTSPVAMMYNLKAIPANFLLDPSGKIVAKNLRGEELEQKLEELFGKS from the coding sequence ATGAACAGGCTTTTAATATATATGCTGGTTTCTTGTGCAATGGTGCCGGGAGTGCTGAAAGCACAGGATCCACAAGCGTTCAGGCTGGAAGGTGCTATCAAAAAACTCGCAGCAGAGAAAAATAATAAGGCGGTGTTGATGCATATGCTGCCGGGTAAGATGGTATTTGATACGGTGGATGTAGTGAACGGAACATTTACAATAACAGGAACGAGCCCCATGAAGCAGAAAGCATTTCTGTATGTAACACATGGAGGTATTATGCCGGAAAGTATAGGGATGGGAGATAATGTACCGGTATACCTGGAAAGTGGAACCGTGAAGGTGACAGCTGTTGATTCGTTAAAGCATGCCAGAATAGGTGGTACAGCGCTGAATGATGATCAACAGGCATTAGTAGATCTGCTGGCACCGATTCAAAAGAAGGTAGCGTTATTGGAGCAACAGTATGCAGCAGCTAATGGTACAGAAGATTCGCTGGAAGCCGGTGTGGTAAGAATGCGTTATGAAGCGGTGACTGCGCAAAGGGATAGCGCAGTATTGGGTTTTGTGACCCGACATCCAAAGTCCCTGGTGTCATTGCTTTCATTGCGGTCATATTTTGATCCTGCTACAAAGATGGATAAAGCGGTAGCAGGTTTTGATATACTGGATCCTTCACTGAAATCGTCTGCGCAGGGGCAGTTATTTGCAAGAATGATTAAGAAAGCGACGGTATTGGATATAGGTGGAGAGGCGCCTGAATTTACAGCGCAGAATACCTCAGGAGAAAATGTTTCCCTGAAAAGCTTTAGGGGAAAGTATGTGTTGGTCGATTTCTGGGCCAGCTGGTGTGTGCCTTGCCGTCATGAAAATCCTAATGTAGTAAAGGCTTATAATAGATTCAGGGAGAAGAATTTTACGATAGTAGGGTTCTCGCTGGATGAAGGGAATGATGGCAGAGAGAAATGGCTGAAGGCAATAGAGAAAGATGGTTTGCCATGGATGCAGTTGTCAGACCTGGCTGGTTGGACGAGTCCTGTTGCTATGATGTATAACCTGAAGGCGATACCTGCAAATTTCCTGCTGGATCCTTCCGGGAAGATAGTGGCGAAGAACCTGCGGGGAGAGGAACTGGAACAAAAGCTGGAAGAACTATTTGGGAAAAGCTAA
- a CDS encoding serine protease, which translates to MFRKLVLLGLLLRAGSLFAQDTMRFRDDEKFRNLVYNNARAEMEQGGMKGFRELWAQAVNVVPSQKVTVKYERAKARKPMTAVEVAKQLNDQVFVIWKFFRKTDKNIEGISISATAFPVNEEGTMVTNHHVFEVLFKKTPGFYEMDSTLFLSDVNGNVFSIDKVLSYDENADLALFTIKNNHGVKIHPITLGNEAPVGAPVYLLSNPEGFPYYFSAGLVARNARYEEFGANTERMDITADYAIGSSGGPIVNEFGGLVGVVSSTHSIFSSQRQDLQMVVKQTIPVRSIYSIMTK; encoded by the coding sequence ATGTTTAGAAAGTTAGTATTATTAGGACTGTTGTTGAGAGCAGGTTCATTGTTTGCACAGGATACAATGCGATTCCGCGATGACGAAAAGTTCAGGAATTTAGTATATAATAATGCGAGAGCCGAAATGGAGCAGGGAGGTATGAAAGGGTTCAGGGAACTATGGGCACAAGCTGTCAATGTCGTTCCGTCACAAAAGGTGACCGTGAAATATGAACGGGCCAAAGCGCGCAAACCAATGACTGCTGTAGAAGTAGCGAAACAATTAAATGACCAGGTATTTGTGATCTGGAAGTTTTTCAGAAAAACAGATAAAAATATAGAAGGGATTTCTATTTCAGCGACCGCATTTCCGGTTAATGAAGAGGGAACCATGGTAACCAATCATCATGTATTTGAAGTGTTATTTAAAAAGACTCCCGGGTTTTATGAAATGGATAGCACCCTGTTTTTGTCTGATGTGAATGGCAATGTATTTAGCATAGACAAAGTGTTGAGTTATGATGAAAACGCGGATCTGGCATTGTTTACGATCAAAAATAACCATGGGGTTAAAATACATCCCATCACATTGGGAAACGAAGCGCCTGTAGGCGCCCCTGTTTATTTGCTATCTAATCCTGAAGGATTTCCGTATTACTTTTCAGCAGGACTGGTGGCCCGGAATGCAAGGTATGAAGAGTTCGGTGCCAATACGGAAAGAATGGATATCACTGCTGACTATGCCATTGGTTCCAGTGGAGGTCCAATCGTCAATGAATTTGGCGGATTGGTGGGGGTTGTATCAAGTACGCATTCTATTTTTAGCAGCCAGCGGCAGGATTTGCAGATGGTAGTGAAGCAGACTATTCCCGTAAGATCTATTTATTCAATCATGACAAAATAA
- a CDS encoding DUF2750 domain-containing protein encodes MINEKEINSMINQDANTRLEYTIKRIVDLGVVWFIERDKKLVLLNDEFSNIIVPIWPFKEFADLFAEVEYADCKVNSVSMDDFLKFDIPIFQRENFKISLFPLNTGKGSVIEIDLFLNLVNEEMDKY; translated from the coding sequence ATGATAAATGAAAAGGAAATTAACTCAATGATTAACCAAGATGCCAATACTCGTCTTGAATACACAATTAAGCGAATTGTAGATTTGGGTGTTGTTTGGTTCATTGAAAGAGATAAAAAGCTTGTTTTATTAAATGACGAATTTAGTAATATAATAGTGCCAATCTGGCCATTTAAGGAATTTGCAGATCTTTTCGCTGAGGTTGAGTATGCTGATTGTAAAGTTAATTCAGTAAGTATGGACGATTTTTTAAAATTTGATATTCCAATTTTTCAAAGAGAGAATTTTAAAATTTCTCTGTTCCCTCTTAACACAGGTAAGGGAAGTGTAATAGAAATTGATTTGTTTTTAAATCTGGTAAATGAAGAAATGGATAAATATTGA